The region GGCCATCGGAGATATCGATCGCCCGGTCTTCCCCCGTTCGGCCATCAAGGCTCTCCAGGCCCTGCCTCTGCTTGAGACAGGTGCTGCTGATGCACTGGGGATAACTGCAGAAGAGCTGGCATTGTGCTGCTCATCTCACAATGGTGAAGACGGTCACGTTCATGGCGCGCGCGCGATCCTGACAAAGGCCGGGATGGATGACGGCGCTCTTGAATGTGGTCCTCAGCCGCCATATCACGAGCATGATCAGGCTATTCTGCACAAGACGGATAGTTCACCCTGTCCCATTCACAACAATTGCTCTGGAAAACATGCGGGCTTTCTGGCGTTGGCCAGCCATATGGGCGTGGAGCCGGGCGGATATATCGAAGCGGGCCATCAGGTGATGTCTGAGGTGCGTCAGGCGCAAGCCGAGATGGTGGACTACACCCTGTCTGATGAGGCAAGCGGAACCGACGGGTGTTCCATCCCGACCTATGCCATGCCGCTGAAGAATCTCGCTGTTGCCTTTGCAAGGTTTGGCACGGGCGCAGGGCTTGAGCCCGTCCGGGCAGATGCCTGCAGAAGGCTTTATGATGCCTGCGTGTCCCACCCTTTAATGGTGGCAGGAACCGGGCGTTTTTGTACGAACGCAATGGCGCTCTTTGGAGGCAGGGTCTTCGTGAAGACTGGTGCTGAGGGTGTTTTCACCGCTGCGATCCCGGAACTGGGGCTTGGTGTTGCACTCAAATGCGATGATGGGACGACCCGGGCGTCAGAGGTCATGATGGCGGAGGTCATCAACAGGCTGCTTGATGACGCCTCTGATGTCGAGGGGTTTAGACAGTTGCTGACACCGGAATTGCGGAACCGCAATGACCGGCTGGTTGGCGTGGTCAGGCCGGTGAACTGGTAAAATAGAGCTCCAGAAGGGGTGCGCATTTACCGCTCGTCAACTGCTGACCCGCTAAGGTCAGTTCTGATGAGGGGACCGTGCCGAATGGATGACGTCACATTTCTGTCCAGAATTATCCAGGAAAGCCCTGAAGGGGTTGTCCATGCCGTGTGGCATGATAACCGGCTGGATAGTGATGCTCTGCCCATTGTGCATCTGGACGACGATGGCGGCTTATCGATCTATGGGGTCGATGGCGTTAATCGGAAGACGGCAGATGGCAATCCGGCATCCTCTCCTGTTCCCCCAGCGAGCCGTCACAAGTTTGATGATGGTACCTTGCTGGCGCGGTGCTGGCGTGCAGTTCATATCCTGAATTTTGCAAAACAGGCAAATGATACAGATCGTATCTTTGTGGATGTTCATCCGAATATCTGCGCGGATACGGATGTCATTCCAGCGTCTATCTCCCGGCTGGTGGACGGTATTCTCGGTTGCGGCCTGCGTCTTGAGCAGGTCATCCTGCAGATCAGGTCTGAAGGCTATCCGAACTACGAGAATGTTCTGAAGCTTGTCAGTCTGTCGCGCTCATGCGGATTCCGGATCGCGTTCTCGGGATTTGGTGTGGGTGGGGTCAATCTGGACAGAATGATTGAGCTTGAACCGGAATTCGTCCGTATTCACGAGCACATGCTGCATATGGCCAGAGAAACACCAAATGGTCTTGTCCTGTTGAAGGGGATGGTGCGTATTCTGCGTGATCTGGATATTCACACCATTCTTTGCGGTGTGCACACCGAGTATGATCTGGCCTATGCGCGACAAGCCAATGTCTGCATGGTGACCG is a window of Coralliovum pocilloporae DNA encoding:
- a CDS encoding EAL domain-containing protein: MDDVTFLSRIIQESPEGVVHAVWHDNRLDSDALPIVHLDDDGGLSIYGVDGVNRKTADGNPASSPVPPASRHKFDDGTLLARCWRAVHILNFAKQANDTDRIFVDVHPNICADTDVIPASISRLVDGILGCGLRLEQVILQIRSEGYPNYENVLKLVSLSRSCGFRIAFSGFGVGGVNLDRMIELEPEFVRIHEHMLHMARETPNGLVLLKGMVRILRDLDIHTILCGVHTEYDLAYARQANVCMVTGRLFGEPAPMQPMCRGEGLVRDDVAVTLPKWRSVA
- a CDS encoding asparaginase; the protein is MDNPVLVEVTRGSLVESRHRGAIAIADADGAIVQAIGDIDRPVFPRSAIKALQALPLLETGAADALGITAEELALCCSSHNGEDGHVHGARAILTKAGMDDGALECGPQPPYHEHDQAILHKTDSSPCPIHNNCSGKHAGFLALASHMGVEPGGYIEAGHQVMSEVRQAQAEMVDYTLSDEASGTDGCSIPTYAMPLKNLAVAFARFGTGAGLEPVRADACRRLYDACVSHPLMVAGTGRFCTNAMALFGGRVFVKTGAEGVFTAAIPELGLGVALKCDDGTTRASEVMMAEVINRLLDDASDVEGFRQLLTPELRNRNDRLVGVVRPVNW